One window from the genome of Armatimonadota bacterium encodes:
- a CDS encoding sugar ABC transporter substrate-binding protein has product MHFESRRILAVVAGLSCLGLSACQPKPKAAPSGAKRYKVGFANLQEDMPFAVRVREGIQKAAKDAGNIDLICADNRLDGKVAMDNANNFITQQVDGVIEFQTDAEFGKEIMRKFNEAHIPVIAIDIPMPGATFFGVNNYPAGHMAGANLGNWIKANWGGKVDNLVMLELPQSGKVPAERLRGEREGLESVVGKFAEPNVVHLDSKNTLETARALVADTLTRLPNAHHIAVVCINDDTALGAINAAEAAGRKNDIAVCAVDASDRGREEIRKPGSPHKGSTASFPEKYGEHIIPVLLQGMQGKKMPESFYTTHIVMTKDNVDKYYPNDKKQG; this is encoded by the coding sequence ATGCATTTTGAATCTCGCAGGATACTTGCTGTTGTCGCCGGGCTTTCGTGCCTCGGCCTGTCGGCGTGCCAGCCCAAACCGAAGGCGGCGCCTTCCGGGGCAAAGCGCTACAAGGTGGGGTTCGCCAACCTGCAGGAGGATATGCCGTTCGCGGTGCGCGTCCGCGAGGGCATCCAGAAGGCGGCGAAGGACGCGGGCAACATCGACCTCATCTGCGCGGACAACCGCCTGGACGGCAAGGTGGCGATGGACAACGCCAACAACTTCATCACCCAGCAGGTGGACGGCGTGATCGAGTTCCAGACCGACGCGGAGTTCGGCAAGGAGATCATGCGCAAATTCAACGAGGCGCACATCCCGGTGATCGCGATCGACATCCCGATGCCCGGCGCCACGTTCTTCGGTGTGAACAATTACCCGGCGGGACACATGGCCGGCGCGAACCTCGGCAACTGGATTAAGGCGAACTGGGGCGGCAAGGTGGACAACCTGGTGATGCTGGAATTGCCGCAGTCGGGCAAAGTGCCGGCGGAGCGCCTGCGCGGCGAGCGCGAGGGCCTGGAGAGCGTGGTGGGCAAGTTTGCGGAGCCGAACGTAGTGCACCTGGACAGCAAGAATACGCTGGAGACAGCTCGGGCCCTGGTTGCGGATACGCTGACCCGTCTGCCGAACGCGCACCACATCGCCGTGGTCTGCATCAATGACGACACGGCGCTTGGCGCGATCAATGCGGCAGAAGCGGCCGGACGGAAGAACGATATCGCCGTTTGCGCGGTGGACGCGAGCGATCGTGGCCGCGAGGAGATACGCAAACCGGGCAGCCCCCACAAGGGCAGCACGGCGTCGTTCCCGGAGAAGTACGGTGAGCACATCATCCCCGTTCTTCTGCAGGGCATGCAGGGCAAGAAGATGCCGGAGTCTTTCTACACCACCCACATCGTCATGACCAAGGACAACGTGGACAAGTACTACCCGAATGACAAGAAACAGGGCTGA
- a CDS encoding glycosyl hydrolase produces the protein MSLYPRNTTPTLDAGLFRQPTAEYRGAPFWAWNNRLDIPQLRRQIDAFKRMGFGGFHMHPRTGLDTEYLSDEFMDAVKACVDKAKSESMLAWLYDEDRWPSGFAGGLVTRDEKYRARCLVFTTTLGPTPPLASFDVGLTDGRLAFARRCVPGEANSSGYRTWHAYLRTSEESTWHNNQTYVDTLSRAAIQRFVEVTHERYLECVGEEFGKTVPAIFTDEPQFTHKSSLRYAEDTNDLVIPWTDDLPDTFAKAYGFRIEDHLPELFWDIYDGRPSRARYLYHDHVCERFAEAFADTIGDWCADHGIALTGHMMEEPTLGSQTRCLGEAMRSYRGFQLPGIDLLCDNREYTTAKQAQSAAHQYGRPGVLSELYGVTNWDFDFVGHKAQGDWQAALGITVRVPHLSLVSMAGEAKRDYPASISYQSPWHEEYPLVEDHFARLNTVLTRGRPVVRVGVIHPIESYWLCFGPLEQTSAEREERETAFKNITEWLLFGLVDFDFICESLLPSLNEAQSGNRFTVGEMAYDVVVVPAMRTIRATTLERLEAFAGAGGTVVFAGEVPTLVDAVPSPRPGNLAKRCPAVDMTRTAVLAAVEPYREFGARHSDGSEADSLLHQIRADGDYRHVFVCNSDKRARRDGMRLEFGGEWAVTEMGTMSGEMRPLNAAYAGGKTILAHDFPAHGSLLLTLERGRREGPGPDAPAWTEVGRLADPVPVTLSEPNVLLLDQPEYRFDGGEWQGREEILRIENAALGHFGLPGNTGSIAQPWTDRSPAPVLGTLDLRYTVDCDVAVGAPSLALEDPEHTTITVDGAVVPARVTGWWVDEAIKTVELPPLPAGTHELTLSIAYTRKSVVEAAYLLGDFGVEVRGRHARVTAPVRELAFGDWTTQGLPFYAGNVAYHCRFTASGSRMALRARRFRAPLLRACLDGADAGPIAFDPYRVEFGRLEPGDHTLDIIAYGNRFNALGMLHNANESVPWAGPGSWRVSGDDWAYEYQLRPAGILVAPTIEAAKS, from the coding sequence TTGAGCCTGTATCCACGCAACACAACACCCACTCTCGACGCCGGGCTTTTCCGGCAGCCCACCGCGGAGTATCGCGGCGCTCCGTTCTGGGCCTGGAACAATCGCCTGGACATCCCGCAACTGCGCCGTCAGATCGACGCTTTCAAGCGGATGGGGTTCGGCGGCTTCCATATGCACCCGCGCACCGGGCTGGACACCGAGTACCTGTCGGATGAGTTCATGGACGCGGTGAAGGCGTGCGTGGACAAGGCGAAATCGGAGTCGATGCTGGCGTGGCTGTACGACGAAGACCGATGGCCTTCGGGGTTCGCGGGCGGGCTGGTGACCCGGGACGAGAAGTATCGCGCGCGCTGCCTCGTGTTCACAACGACACTGGGCCCGACGCCACCGCTGGCGTCATTCGATGTGGGCCTCACGGACGGCCGCCTGGCGTTCGCGCGCCGGTGCGTTCCCGGAGAAGCCAACTCGTCGGGATACCGCACATGGCACGCCTACCTGAGAACGTCCGAAGAAAGCACCTGGCATAACAACCAGACGTATGTGGACACGTTGTCCCGAGCGGCGATCCAGCGCTTCGTGGAAGTGACGCACGAGCGCTATCTGGAGTGCGTGGGCGAGGAATTTGGCAAGACGGTGCCGGCGATATTCACGGACGAGCCGCAATTCACCCACAAGTCGTCGCTCCGTTACGCCGAGGACACGAATGATCTGGTGATACCCTGGACGGACGACCTCCCGGACACGTTCGCCAAAGCGTACGGCTTCCGCATCGAGGACCATCTGCCGGAGCTGTTCTGGGACATCTACGACGGACGGCCTTCGCGAGCGCGGTACCTCTATCACGACCATGTGTGCGAGCGTTTCGCCGAAGCGTTCGCCGATACCATCGGAGACTGGTGCGCCGACCATGGCATCGCCCTGACGGGCCACATGATGGAGGAGCCGACGCTGGGGTCGCAAACCCGGTGCCTGGGCGAGGCGATGCGCTCGTACCGCGGTTTCCAGCTTCCGGGCATCGACCTGTTGTGCGACAATCGCGAGTACACAACGGCCAAGCAGGCGCAGAGCGCGGCACATCAGTACGGCCGGCCCGGAGTGTTGAGCGAACTCTATGGCGTCACAAACTGGGATTTCGATTTCGTCGGGCACAAGGCGCAGGGCGACTGGCAGGCGGCGCTGGGGATCACCGTGCGCGTGCCGCACCTGTCACTCGTCTCGATGGCGGGCGAGGCCAAGCGGGACTACCCGGCATCGATCAGTTACCAGTCACCGTGGCACGAAGAGTACCCGCTGGTGGAGGACCACTTCGCGCGGCTGAACACGGTCCTGACACGGGGCAGGCCGGTCGTCCGCGTGGGGGTGATCCACCCGATCGAATCGTACTGGCTTTGCTTCGGACCGCTGGAGCAGACTTCCGCCGAACGTGAGGAGCGCGAGACGGCGTTCAAGAATATCACTGAGTGGCTGCTTTTCGGCCTTGTGGATTTCGATTTCATCTGCGAATCCCTTTTGCCTTCGCTCAACGAAGCGCAGAGCGGCAACCGGTTCACAGTGGGCGAGATGGCGTATGACGTGGTGGTCGTTCCCGCCATGCGCACGATCCGGGCGACAACCCTGGAGCGTCTCGAAGCTTTCGCCGGCGCGGGCGGAACGGTTGTCTTCGCCGGCGAGGTACCGACTCTGGTGGACGCGGTACCGTCGCCGCGGCCCGGGAACCTGGCGAAGCGCTGTCCGGCGGTGGACATGACGCGGACGGCGGTGCTCGCCGCCGTTGAGCCGTACAGGGAGTTCGGCGCCCGGCACTCCGATGGATCGGAAGCGGACTCGCTGCTTCACCAGATACGGGCCGACGGGGACTATCGCCACGTATTCGTGTGCAACTCGGACAAACGGGCCCGCCGAGACGGGATGCGCCTGGAGTTCGGCGGGGAATGGGCCGTCACGGAGATGGGCACGATGAGCGGCGAGATGCGTCCGCTCAACGCGGCGTACGCCGGCGGCAAGACCATCCTCGCCCACGACTTCCCCGCTCACGGCAGCCTGCTGCTGACACTGGAACGCGGCCGCCGCGAAGGCCCCGGGCCGGATGCTCCAGCGTGGACCGAAGTCGGCCGGTTGGCCGACCCGGTTCCGGTAACGCTGTCCGAGCCCAATGTCCTGCTTTTGGATCAGCCGGAATACCGGTTTGACGGCGGCGAGTGGCAGGGGCGCGAGGAAATTCTGCGCATCGAGAACGCTGCCTTGGGCCATTTTGGACTGCCCGGAAACACCGGCAGCATCGCCCAGCCGTGGACGGACCGTTCCCCGGCGCCCGTCCTCGGCACGCTGGACCTTCGCTACACGGTTGACTGTGACGTTGCCGTGGGAGCGCCGTCGCTGGCGCTGGAAGACCCGGAACACACGACGATTACGGTGGACGGAGCGGTGGTTCCGGCCAGGGTGACCGGTTGGTGGGTGGACGAGGCGATCAAGACGGTTGAGTTGCCGCCATTGCCCGCGGGAACGCACGAACTGACGCTGAGTATTGCCTACACGCGCAAGTCGGTTGTGGAGGCGGCGTATCTGCTGGGGGATTTCGGCGTGGAGGTCCGAGGGCGTCACGCCCGGGTGACGGCTCCGGTGCGGGAACTGGCGTTTGGCGACTGGACGACGCAGGGCCTGCCTTTCTACGCCGGCAACGTGGCTTACCACTGCAGGTTCACGGCATCGGGAAGCCGGATGGCGCTGCGGGCGCGGCGGTTCCGCGCGCCGCTTCTCCGGGCTTGTCTCGACGGCGCCGATGCCGGACCGATCGCCTTTGACCCGTATCGCGTCGAATTCGGCCGATTGGAACCGGGCGACCACACGCTTGATATCATAGCGTATGGCAACCGGTTCAACGCGCTCGGAATGCTTCACAACGCCAATGAGTCCGTGCCATGGGCCGGTCCCGGATCGTGGCGCGTCTCCGGAGACGATTGGGCCTACGAATACCAACTGCGCCCCGCGGGCATCCTCGTTGCGCCGACGATCGAAGCGGCGAAATCGTGA
- a CDS encoding Gfo/Idh/MocA family oxidoreductase, with protein MSEQNPITRREMLSRTGRLAAGVGLGLALGDRLAGAQPAFAQSPRKAFGANDNINIAVIGPGGSKGGYRQGLNDTHNCARQKGVKVVAACDVDKVHLDEAAASFGADCRKYADFRELLAQKDIDAVVIGTPDHWHAFIAIAAMKAGKDVYCEKPLTLTIEQGRQIVKTWRDTGAVFQTGSQQRSDARFRKACELVRNGRIGKIKRVEARLPTGPTGGPFPALPVPADFNWDMWLGPAPETEYVKERSHGDFRWWLDYSGGMLTDWGAHHNDIAQWGLGYDRSGPISVEGMGKGPIIGHNCYNTFPEFGLDFTYDNGAVLHVTNQGENGVRFEGEEGWIFVSRGAINASDQKLLDDPLPANATRLYESNDHAANFIECIRSRKQPICDAEIGHRSVSICHLANICLRLGGDKLNWDPAKELFKDNPAANAMLSRPARKPWALPTRKI; from the coding sequence ATGAGCGAACAGAACCCCATCACCCGGCGCGAAATGCTCTCGCGGACGGGTCGCCTCGCGGCCGGTGTAGGACTCGGACTCGCACTGGGAGATCGCCTCGCCGGCGCGCAGCCGGCGTTTGCGCAGAGCCCCAGGAAGGCGTTCGGAGCCAACGACAATATCAACATCGCCGTCATCGGCCCCGGCGGAAGCAAGGGCGGTTACCGGCAGGGACTGAACGACACCCACAACTGCGCGCGTCAGAAGGGCGTCAAGGTCGTCGCCGCCTGCGACGTTGACAAGGTCCACCTGGACGAGGCCGCGGCTTCGTTTGGGGCGGACTGCCGCAAATACGCCGACTTCCGCGAACTCCTCGCCCAGAAGGATATCGACGCCGTGGTGATCGGCACGCCGGACCACTGGCACGCTTTCATCGCCATCGCCGCGATGAAAGCCGGCAAGGACGTCTATTGCGAGAAGCCGCTGACCCTCACGATCGAACAGGGCCGCCAGATCGTTAAAACCTGGCGCGACACCGGCGCGGTCTTCCAAACGGGCAGCCAGCAGCGCTCCGATGCCCGATTCCGAAAGGCCTGCGAACTCGTGCGCAACGGGCGCATCGGCAAGATCAAGAGAGTGGAAGCCCGCCTCCCCACCGGCCCCACCGGCGGACCGTTCCCCGCGCTCCCGGTGCCGGCCGATTTCAACTGGGATATGTGGCTCGGCCCCGCGCCCGAAACCGAATACGTCAAGGAACGCAGCCACGGTGACTTCCGCTGGTGGCTGGACTACTCCGGCGGGATGCTAACCGACTGGGGCGCGCATCACAACGACATCGCCCAGTGGGGCCTCGGGTACGACCGCTCGGGCCCGATCAGCGTGGAAGGCATGGGCAAAGGCCCGATCATCGGGCACAACTGCTACAACACCTTCCCCGAGTTCGGCCTGGACTTCACCTACGACAACGGCGCCGTGCTTCACGTCACGAACCAGGGGGAGAACGGCGTCCGCTTCGAGGGCGAAGAGGGCTGGATCTTCGTGAGCAGGGGCGCCATCAACGCGAGCGACCAGAAACTACTCGACGATCCGCTGCCGGCAAACGCGACCAGGCTCTACGAGTCCAACGACCACGCCGCCAACTTCATTGAGTGCATTCGCTCGCGCAAGCAGCCCATCTGTGACGCCGAAATCGGACACCGGTCGGTCTCCATCTGCCACCTGGCGAACATCTGCCTCCGCCTCGGCGGCGACAAGCTGAACTGGGATCCCGCGAAGGAGTTGTTTAAGGACAATCCGGCGGCGAACGCCATGCTCAGCCGCCCCGCCCGCAAGCCCTGGGCGCTGCCTACGCGCAAAATCTGA
- a CDS encoding MFS transporter → MADSDKKGFSLYVRLSMMMFLQFAVWGAWSVMIANHMESNLHFDGKHISYVFGTTAFGAIISPLIAGWIADRYMPNQIYTGLSHLVGAGLLYWAWFISAPVAAGVTAPFWPLEITMIVYAIFYFPTIGLTNAIAFHHMGDSNKFGLIRVWGSLGWIAVQTGLGFYLIHWNNLGVAQGLSQGMVQDAAKQLGQALGNLHSRDCLMIATVASVLMGFYSFTLPNTPPAKNAKNPYAFLEAFKLTENRNFAVLLIISFIVAIELPFYYNLTSLFLANPTIQNGIGLGAGKAQFYMTFGQWGEVAMMALLYPMIRWGGIRWTIFLGILAWPVRYAIFSLGHPTWLVIASLPLHGICYAFFFAGGMIAVERLAHKDIKASAQGLIVFATNGLGMLVGHFLSGQIHDRMAYNVVDPATGQTLIAHHWAGVFAVPIVVTVIAGIAFLILWDEKQYQKDTAIIAAEPVEATA, encoded by the coding sequence TTGGCTGATTCCGATAAAAAGGGCTTTTCGCTCTACGTACGTCTCTCGATGATGATGTTCCTCCAGTTTGCCGTCTGGGGCGCATGGTCCGTGATGATTGCGAACCACATGGAGAGCAACCTCCATTTTGACGGCAAGCATATCTCTTACGTGTTCGGGACCACCGCATTCGGCGCCATCATCTCGCCGCTGATCGCGGGCTGGATCGCCGACCGGTACATGCCGAACCAGATCTACACCGGCCTTTCCCATCTCGTCGGCGCCGGACTGCTGTACTGGGCCTGGTTCATCAGCGCGCCGGTGGCGGCGGGCGTAACGGCTCCATTCTGGCCGCTTGAGATCACGATGATCGTATACGCGATCTTCTACTTCCCGACGATCGGCCTCACAAACGCCATTGCCTTCCACCACATGGGCGACTCCAACAAGTTCGGGCTGATCCGTGTTTGGGGCTCACTCGGCTGGATTGCCGTGCAGACCGGCCTTGGTTTCTACCTGATACACTGGAACAACCTGGGCGTGGCTCAGGGTCTGTCTCAGGGTATGGTCCAGGACGCGGCAAAGCAGTTGGGGCAGGCGCTGGGAAACCTTCACAGCCGCGACTGCCTGATGATCGCCACTGTGGCCTCCGTGCTTATGGGCTTTTACAGCTTCACGCTTCCCAACACGCCTCCGGCGAAGAACGCGAAGAACCCCTACGCGTTCCTGGAGGCGTTCAAACTCACCGAGAACCGGAACTTCGCCGTGCTGCTCATCATCTCGTTCATCGTGGCGATTGAGCTGCCGTTCTACTACAACCTGACCAGCCTGTTCCTCGCCAACCCGACGATACAGAACGGAATCGGGCTTGGGGCGGGCAAAGCGCAGTTCTACATGACGTTCGGCCAGTGGGGCGAGGTCGCTATGATGGCGCTCCTCTACCCGATGATCCGTTGGGGAGGCATCCGCTGGACGATCTTCCTCGGGATCCTCGCATGGCCGGTCCGTTATGCCATTTTCTCCCTCGGCCACCCCACGTGGCTGGTGATCGCGTCGCTTCCGCTGCACGGCATATGCTACGCGTTCTTCTTCGCGGGCGGTATGATCGCCGTTGAGCGCCTCGCCCACAAGGACATCAAGGCCAGCGCCCAGGGACTCATCGTCTTCGCCACCAACGGCCTCGGCATGCTGGTTGGGCATTTCCTGTCCGGCCAGATTCACGACCGCATGGCGTACAATGTGGTCGATCCCGCCACGGGACAGACTCTCATCGCGCACCACTGGGCGGGCGTCTTCGCGGTGCCGATTGTGGTCACGGTCATCGCGGGAATCGCCTTCCTGATCCTGTGGGACGAGAAGCAATATCAGAAGGATACCGCGATCATCGCCGCGGAGCCTGTCGAAGCAACCGCGTAA
- a CDS encoding ABC transporter permease, translating into MTAKPQSISFNKRSRLSSMDAIGLVGIYLILLVFLAIRAPFFLTAYNFLNILVAVSTIGIISVAMTMVIVSAGIDLSVGSVVALSGVAIAHVGHGRSVWLGVFAALCVGLIVGAVNGLSVTRLRINPLIATLGTMSIARGLAFVFSGGLTQSITDDAFGWLGRGFVYGVPFHVLVMALMFIIAAWVMRHTVFGRSVYAIGGNEQASRLAGLPVQKVQMAVFVLCGLCAALGGVFQASQLGAAAPAAANGIEMSVIAAVILGGTSLSGGKGTIWGTLLGVLIMGTLNNGLNLMQLSSYWQDVARGSVLLLAVGLDQLRLRLAER; encoded by the coding sequence ATGACCGCGAAACCCCAGAGTATATCTTTCAACAAACGAAGCCGCCTATCGTCGATGGACGCCATCGGCCTGGTGGGTATTTACCTGATCCTCCTGGTCTTTCTGGCGATCCGGGCGCCGTTTTTCCTCACCGCGTACAATTTCCTGAACATCCTCGTCGCGGTTTCGACGATAGGCATCATCAGCGTGGCGATGACGATGGTGATCGTTTCAGCGGGAATCGACCTGAGTGTCGGTTCTGTGGTCGCGCTGTCCGGCGTGGCCATCGCCCATGTCGGGCACGGCCGCTCCGTCTGGCTGGGGGTTTTCGCGGCGCTTTGCGTTGGCCTGATTGTCGGCGCCGTCAACGGCCTGTCGGTGACGAGGCTCCGCATCAACCCGCTGATCGCAACCCTCGGCACGATGTCGATCGCGCGGGGACTGGCGTTCGTTTTTTCGGGCGGCCTGACGCAGAGCATCACCGATGACGCCTTCGGCTGGCTGGGGCGCGGGTTCGTTTACGGAGTGCCGTTTCACGTTCTGGTGATGGCGCTGATGTTCATCATCGCCGCGTGGGTGATGCGGCACACCGTATTTGGCCGCAGCGTCTACGCCATCGGCGGGAACGAGCAGGCGAGCCGCCTGGCCGGCCTGCCGGTGCAGAAGGTGCAGATGGCGGTGTTCGTGCTGTGCGGCCTCTGCGCGGCGCTGGGTGGTGTGTTCCAGGCTTCGCAACTGGGCGCGGCGGCGCCGGCGGCGGCGAACGGGATCGAGATGAGCGTCATCGCGGCCGTCATCCTCGGGGGTACGAGCCTCAGCGGAGGAAAAGGCACCATCTGGGGAACCCTGCTGGGCGTTCTGATCATGGGCACCCTCAACAACGGCCTCAATCTGATGCAGTTGTCGAGCTACTGGCAGGACGTGGCGCGTGGCTCCGTGCTGCTGCTGGCGGTCGGACTGGATCAGTTGCGGTTGAGGCTGGCAGAACGATAG
- a CDS encoding sugar ABC transporter ATP-binding protein: MPSLLEMNGIRKSFAGVPVLHGVDLTLYAGETLALLGGNGAGKSTLIKILNGDYTKDAGTITIDGVECAFRSPADAESAGVQVIYQELNYAPDLSVAENVLLGNLPRRRGPLGRFVVDWQAAYRRAGSLLEALEADVDPHALMRQLTVGKQQIVEIARALSKEARILVMDEPTAALTPREVRLLFATIERLRAQGVGVIFISHRLDEVEEIAQRVLVLRDGQVAGEAHMDSVSRNDIVTMMIGRDLETIYPARRATTGETVLELRQFARRGSFSGVDLTVRAGEIVGLFGLLGAGHEELIRSVFGAETADSGSLFVAGRCVDVASPRDARRAGIGLVPQDRKTDGLFQVMSVTDNITVSNWEAVAPGGVFRAARQTDCARRWIDRLGIVLATGPRQEARTLSGGNQQKMVLGRWLEAGTRVLLLAEPTRGVDVGARADIYRVLEDFREQGLAIVLVSSDIEEVLALSDRVLVFRKGRVAREFAREEATQATVMSEAAGERPQ, from the coding sequence ATGCCTAGTCTCTTGGAAATGAACGGCATCCGCAAGTCTTTTGCGGGCGTGCCGGTTTTGCACGGCGTCGATCTCACGCTTTACGCGGGGGAGACGCTGGCGCTCCTTGGCGGCAACGGCGCCGGGAAGTCAACGCTCATCAAGATTCTGAACGGTGACTACACGAAGGACGCCGGGACGATTACGATTGACGGCGTCGAGTGCGCCTTCCGGTCGCCCGCGGACGCGGAAAGCGCCGGTGTTCAGGTCATCTACCAGGAACTCAACTACGCGCCGGACCTGAGCGTGGCGGAGAACGTGCTGCTGGGCAACCTGCCGCGCCGGCGCGGCCCGCTCGGCAGGTTCGTCGTCGATTGGCAGGCCGCCTATCGCCGCGCGGGAAGCCTTCTGGAGGCTCTGGAAGCCGACGTCGATCCCCATGCGCTGATGCGACAACTAACGGTGGGGAAGCAGCAGATCGTGGAGATCGCGCGGGCTCTGTCCAAGGAGGCCCGCATCCTGGTGATGGACGAACCGACGGCGGCGCTGACGCCTCGGGAGGTGAGGCTGCTTTTCGCGACCATTGAGCGCCTCCGCGCCCAGGGCGTGGGCGTGATCTTCATATCGCACCGCCTCGATGAGGTGGAGGAGATCGCGCAGCGGGTGCTGGTTTTGCGCGACGGCCAAGTCGCTGGGGAAGCGCACATGGACTCGGTGAGCCGCAACGATATCGTCACGATGATGATCGGCCGCGATCTGGAGACGATCTATCCCGCCCGCCGCGCGACCACCGGTGAGACAGTGCTGGAGTTGCGGCAGTTCGCGCGCAGGGGATCGTTCTCCGGCGTTGACCTCACTGTACGGGCGGGGGAGATCGTCGGCCTGTTCGGCCTCCTGGGGGCCGGGCACGAGGAGCTGATCCGCTCCGTGTTCGGGGCGGAGACGGCGGATTCCGGCAGCCTGTTCGTGGCGGGGAGGTGCGTGGACGTGGCTTCGCCGCGCGATGCCCGCCGCGCGGGAATCGGCCTCGTGCCTCAGGACCGCAAGACGGACGGACTCTTCCAGGTGATGTCGGTGACGGACAACATCACGGTTTCCAACTGGGAAGCGGTGGCGCCCGGCGGAGTGTTTCGCGCGGCGCGGCAGACGGATTGCGCCCGCAGATGGATCGACAGGCTCGGCATCGTGCTGGCCACGGGGCCGCGGCAGGAGGCGCGGACGCTGAGCGGCGGCAATCAGCAGAAGATGGTTCTCGGGCGCTGGCTGGAGGCCGGAACGCGCGTGCTGCTGCTGGCCGAGCCGACGCGCGGCGTGGACGTCGGCGCGCGCGCCGATATCTACCGCGTCCTCGAGGATTTCCGCGAACAGGGGCTGGCGATTGTGCTCGTTTCGTCCGATATTGAAGAGGTGCTCGCGCTGAGCGACCGAGTACTCGTCTTCCGGAAGGGCCGCGTTGCGCGCGAGTTCGCCCGCGAGGAGGCGACCCAGGCCACCGTGATGTCCGAAGCAGCCGGAGAGCGTCCGCAATGA
- a CDS encoding MFS transporter has translation MSTSTTQTAVPRGRLFVASCIALTATGMTFAVRGDIMPALGQKFALSDYRLGLMAGAAFYGFVLSILFGGMLVDLFGMGAILALAFLAHLCGLGMTIFANGFTMLFAATLIVGIGNGLVEAACNPLVATIYPDQKTHRLNRFHAWFPGGLIIGGLVAYGMTQAHLGWQYKIGAIMVLVVVYGVLFTGHKFPATERVQASVTTGDMYKEVFRPVFILLFLCMFLTAATELGPNQWIPATLGKLAGASGILVLVFINGVMFVGRNLAGQFVHKISPVGLLACASVLSAIGLYSLGHADTPIKAYASATVFALGICYYWPTMLGLTSERFPKGGSLLLAIMGAAGNLSTALVLPFMGKIYDTHKDNPGVAFQTVAMFPVVLVVVFGALYLSDRAKGGYKRVKLEVAA, from the coding sequence TTGTCCACATCCACAACTCAGACCGCGGTTCCGCGCGGCCGCCTCTTCGTCGCATCGTGCATCGCACTCACCGCAACCGGCATGACGTTCGCCGTGCGTGGCGATATCATGCCCGCGCTCGGCCAGAAATTCGCCCTCAGCGACTACCGGCTTGGCCTGATGGCCGGCGCGGCATTCTATGGTTTCGTGCTTTCCATCCTTTTCGGTGGTATGCTGGTCGACCTGTTCGGAATGGGTGCGATCCTGGCGCTGGCATTCCTCGCCCACCTCTGCGGGCTCGGCATGACGATCTTCGCCAACGGCTTCACGATGCTTTTCGCGGCCACGCTCATAGTGGGCATCGGCAACGGCCTGGTGGAAGCCGCGTGTAACCCGCTGGTGGCCACCATCTACCCGGACCAGAAGACGCACCGGCTCAACCGGTTCCACGCCTGGTTCCCCGGGGGCCTCATCATCGGGGGGCTGGTGGCGTACGGCATGACCCAGGCGCATCTGGGCTGGCAGTACAAAATTGGGGCCATCATGGTCCTCGTGGTGGTTTACGGCGTCCTGTTCACGGGGCACAAGTTCCCGGCGACCGAACGCGTTCAGGCGTCGGTGACCACGGGTGACATGTACAAAGAGGTCTTCCGCCCGGTATTCATTCTGCTGTTCCTCTGCATGTTCCTGACCGCCGCGACGGAACTCGGCCCCAACCAGTGGATACCGGCGACGCTGGGCAAACTCGCAGGAGCCTCCGGCATTCTCGTCCTGGTCTTCATCAATGGGGTGATGTTCGTAGGCCGCAATCTGGCGGGACAGTTCGTCCATAAGATCTCGCCGGTTGGCCTGCTGGCGTGCGCCAGCGTACTCTCTGCGATCGGCCTGTACAGCCTCGGGCACGCGGACACGCCGATCAAGGCCTACGCGTCGGCAACGGTGTTCGCGCTGGGCATCTGCTACTACTGGCCCACCATGCTGGGTCTCACCAGTGAACGGTTCCCGAAGGGCGGTTCGCTGCTGCTGGCCATCATGGGCGCAGCGGGCAACCTGAGCACGGCCCTGGTCCTTCCATTCATGGGCAAAATCTACGACACCCACAAGGATAACCCGGGCGTCGCATTCCAGACGGTTGCGATGTTCCCGGTCGTGTTGGTGGTGGTGTTCGGCGCGCTGTACCTGAGCGACAGGGCGAAGGGCGGCTACAAGCGCGTGAAGCTGGAAGTAGCGGCGTAA